In one window of Burkholderiales bacterium DNA:
- a CDS encoding TRAP transporter small permease, whose protein sequence is MHSNCVRRCAECKVGGDVKVDFFTHHLPARAVAALDAFGSLLVGGFGALIAWRTAVGAWSVHADGVTSAILGIPLWIAQGLMVPGFALLAVAGAYKAVHLLRRARGAGAPKP, encoded by the coding sequence ATTCACTCCAATTGCGTCCGCCGATGTGCGGAATGTAAGGTCGGCGGCGACGTCAAGGTGGATTTCTTCACCCATCACCTGCCGGCGCGCGCGGTCGCCGCGCTCGACGCGTTCGGATCGCTGCTCGTCGGCGGCTTCGGCGCGCTCATCGCGTGGCGCACGGCGGTGGGCGCGTGGTCGGTGCATGCGGACGGCGTGACCTCCGCGATCCTCGGCATCCCGCTCTGGATCGCGCAGGGGTTGATGGTGCCCGGCTTCGCGCTGCTCGCCGTCGCCGGGGCGTACAAGGCCGTCCATCTGCTGCGCCGGGCACGGGGCGCGGGAGCGCCGAAGCCGTGA
- a CDS encoding ABC transporter ATP-binding protein, with translation MAGAALRVRDLSKSFSAVDGVVHAVDRVSFDVAAGEFFTMIGASGCGKTTTLRMIAGLEPPTSGTITMGELDFVSLPAQQRNIGMVFQSYALFPHLTIFENVAYGLRLRGTPRAEMERRVAATLAMLELEPYAQRHPAGLSGGQQQRVSIARALVYEPSLLLLDEPLANLDARLRVQMREELRALQRRLGITTLYVTHDQEEATAVSDRIAVFDRGRLIQQGTPEAIYAAPETLYVAEFIGRANFLPATLAVPASPEQGVLLEGGLRLAARRHFTLGAEEAATLAGTGAAVVMLRPEHLTVAASAGDVAGRVLRVELLGGLVRYRVATALSPRPIAVETTRPVAGIAEGGAAWLSLPASDAIVYHR, from the coding sequence ATGGCCGGCGCGGCGCTTCGCGTACGCGACCTCAGCAAGTCCTTCTCCGCGGTCGACGGCGTGGTCCACGCCGTCGACCGCGTGTCGTTCGACGTCGCGGCGGGCGAGTTCTTCACCATGATCGGCGCGTCGGGCTGCGGCAAGACGACGACGCTGCGGATGATCGCCGGTCTCGAACCGCCGACGTCCGGCACGATCACCATGGGGGAGTTGGACTTCGTCTCGCTGCCCGCGCAGCAGCGCAACATCGGCATGGTCTTCCAGTCGTACGCGCTGTTCCCGCACCTGACGATCTTCGAGAACGTCGCCTACGGACTGCGGCTGCGCGGCACGCCGCGCGCCGAAATGGAGCGCCGTGTCGCGGCGACGCTCGCGATGCTCGAACTCGAACCGTACGCGCAGCGCCATCCCGCGGGCCTGTCGGGAGGCCAGCAGCAGCGGGTGTCGATCGCCCGCGCGCTCGTCTACGAGCCGTCGCTGCTGCTGCTCGACGAACCGCTCGCCAACCTCGACGCCAGGCTGCGCGTGCAGATGCGGGAGGAGTTGCGGGCGCTGCAGCGGCGCCTGGGGATCACGACGCTCTACGTCACGCACGACCAGGAGGAGGCGACCGCGGTGTCCGACCGGATCGCGGTGTTCGACCGCGGACGACTGATCCAGCAGGGCACGCCGGAGGCGATCTACGCCGCGCCGGAGACGCTGTACGTGGCCGAGTTCATCGGACGCGCGAACTTCCTGCCCGCGACGCTCGCCGTCCCCGCGAGCCCCGAGCAGGGCGTATTGCTCGAAGGCGGCCTGCGGCTCGCGGCCCGACGGCATTTCACGCTGGGCGCCGAGGAGGCCGCGACGCTCGCGGGAACCGGGGCTGCGGTCGTGATGCTGCGCCCCGAGCACCTGACCGTCGCGGCGTCCGCCGGCGACGTCGCGGGCCGCGTGCTTCGCGTCGAGCTGCTGGGCGGCCTCGTCCGATACCGGGTGGCGACCGCGCTGTCCCCGCGGCCGATCGCAGTCGAGACCACGAGGCCGGTCGCGGGCATCGCCGAGGGCGGCGCGGCGTGGCTGTCGCTGCCCGCGTCCGACGCGATCGTGTACCACCGATGA
- a CDS encoding IS1634 family transposase, which produces MKKPQVYPPERFALNSERLGPLPLVNHFLERMGLPALLEKFVPTADRRRAVSHAQALGVLLRSILVEREPVYRQQETVHGFAPGCFGIDAAQMVRLTDDRIGRALDRLFDADRGALLTAVVVAVGQRFGVTFERLHNDSTSIAFCGQYRAATGRELRGRTAPAIAFGFSKDHRPDLRQLLFILTVTAEGVPASFRCADGNTSDSVTHVQTWEALRAVAGRADFLYVADSKLCSYENMRHIDAAGGRFVTVMPRSRQEDARFRQWIQTHDPAWEQVWDRPNTRHRDGPRDCWYVYRQPLPSMEVWPITWVWSTLLTLHQRARRDRQLAAASEALEQLHRRLIATRARLRGAAEIDQRVAEILEQYRVTRYLKVKRVVREEHSFKQVRRGRPGPDTAYRKITRRRFDIEWSIDAAAVAYDQKSDGMYPLLSNDRTLTPAQVLEAHKGQPTIEKRFEQVKTVHEIAPIFLKNEGRIEALFTLYFLALLVQALIERELRGAMRHEVIAELPLYPEQRQCRRPTTEQVLRLFSLAQRHRLLRDGQTVQTFDADLTDLQRQVLALLGVPAHAYRVCA; this is translated from the coding sequence TTGAAGAAACCACAAGTCTACCCGCCCGAACGCTTCGCCCTGAACAGCGAGCGACTGGGACCGCTACCCCTGGTCAATCACTTCCTCGAGCGCATGGGGTTGCCGGCGCTGCTCGAGAAGTTCGTGCCCACCGCCGATCGACGCCGTGCCGTCAGCCACGCGCAGGCACTCGGCGTGCTGCTGCGCTCGATCCTGGTCGAGCGCGAGCCCGTCTACCGCCAGCAGGAGACCGTGCACGGCTTTGCGCCGGGGTGCTTCGGCATCGACGCGGCGCAGATGGTGCGGCTGACCGACGACCGCATTGGGCGCGCGCTCGATCGGCTCTTCGACGCCGACCGTGGAGCCCTGCTCACCGCGGTGGTGGTCGCAGTGGGGCAGCGCTTCGGGGTGACCTTCGAGCGGCTGCACAACGACTCGACCTCGATCGCCTTCTGCGGCCAGTACCGGGCGGCGACCGGCCGCGAGCTGCGCGGGCGCACCGCACCGGCGATCGCCTTCGGCTTTTCCAAGGACCACCGCCCGGATTTGCGCCAGCTGCTGTTCATCCTCACCGTCACCGCCGAGGGGGTTCCGGCGTCGTTTCGCTGCGCCGACGGCAATACCAGCGACTCGGTCACCCACGTCCAGACCTGGGAGGCATTGCGGGCGGTGGCCGGCCGTGCCGACTTCCTGTATGTCGCCGATTCCAAGCTGTGCTCCTACGAGAACATGCGTCACATCGATGCCGCGGGCGGGCGTTTCGTTACCGTGATGCCACGCAGCCGCCAGGAGGATGCACGCTTTCGCCAGTGGATCCAGACCCATGACCCGGCCTGGGAACAAGTCTGGGATCGGCCGAATACTCGGCACCGTGACGGACCACGGGACTGCTGGTACGTCTACCGCCAACCGTTGCCCTCGATGGAGGTCTGGCCGATCACCTGGGTGTGGAGCACGCTGCTCACGCTGCACCAGCGTGCCCGACGCGACCGCCAGCTCGCCGCGGCCAGCGAAGCGCTCGAACAGTTGCACCGGCGCCTGATCGCAACCCGCGCGCGGCTGCGGGGTGCTGCCGAGATCGATCAGCGCGTGGCCGAGATCCTCGAGCAGTACCGGGTCACCCGCTACCTCAAGGTCAAACGCGTGGTGCGCGAGGAGCACAGCTTCAAGCAGGTCCGCCGTGGTCGTCCTGGCCCCGACACCGCGTACCGCAAGATCACCCGCCGGCGCTTCGACATCGAATGGTCGATCGACGCCGCCGCCGTGGCCTACGACCAGAAGAGCGATGGCATGTATCCGTTGCTCAGCAACGACCGGACCCTCACCCCCGCCCAAGTGCTCGAGGCCCACAAGGGCCAGCCCACCATCGAGAAGCGTTTCGAGCAGGTGAAGACCGTGCACGAGATCGCCCCGATCTTCCTCAAGAACGAAGGGCGCATCGAGGCCCTGTTCACGCTGTACTTCCTGGCCCTGCTCGTGCAGGCGCTCATCGAGCGTGAATTACGCGGCGCGATGCGCCACGAGGTGATCGCCGAGCTACCGCTGTATCCGGAGCAGCGTCAATGTCGGCGGCCTACCACCGAGCAGGTGCTGCGCCTGTTCAGCCTCGCCCAACGCCACCGCCTGTTGCGCGACGGCCAAACCGTCCAGACCTTTGACGCCGACCTCACCGACCTGCAGCGCCAAGTCCTCGCGTTGCTCGGAGTTCCCGCACACGCCTACCGCGTCTGCGCGTGA
- a CDS encoding TRAP transporter substrate-binding protein: MKPARLGMALAGALVALCAGTSHAQDVTLRIHHFLPAKGTIQAQVLEPWCEKLGKESGGRIKCQFYPSMQLGGTPPQLFDQARDGVADIIWTIPTYQAGRFTKAEVFELPFMTMNAETGSPALWDYIHKNAMDEFRGVRLLAAHVHDGSLLHFSNKRVTTLEEIKGQKVRAPTRIGTKFLTAIGAAPVQMPIPQVTEALAKSVIDGAMVPWEVAPAIKLQEVTKYHLDSDRKLAKMSNSIFVLAMNPAKYDSMPADLKKILDADTGLEFSKHIGKVFDGTTERGIKLARDAGGVFDTISPAEYARWQKACEPVVAEWIGEVAAKGGNGKALYDDARALLKKYGG; encoded by the coding sequence ATGAAGCCCGCCCGTCTCGGCATGGCCCTCGCCGGCGCGTTGGTCGCGCTTTGCGCCGGCACGTCGCATGCGCAGGACGTCACGCTGCGTATCCACCACTTCCTGCCCGCCAAGGGCACGATCCAGGCCCAGGTCCTCGAACCCTGGTGCGAGAAGCTCGGCAAGGAATCCGGTGGTCGCATCAAGTGCCAGTTCTACCCGTCGATGCAGCTCGGGGGGACGCCTCCGCAACTCTTCGACCAGGCGCGCGACGGCGTGGCGGACATCATCTGGACGATCCCGACCTACCAGGCCGGACGGTTCACCAAGGCCGAGGTCTTCGAGCTGCCGTTCATGACGATGAACGCCGAGACCGGCAGCCCGGCGTTGTGGGACTACATTCACAAGAACGCGATGGACGAGTTTCGCGGGGTGAGGTTGCTCGCGGCGCACGTGCACGACGGCTCGCTGCTGCACTTCTCGAACAAGCGGGTGACGACACTCGAGGAGATCAAGGGTCAGAAGGTCCGGGCGCCCACGCGCATCGGCACCAAGTTCCTGACCGCGATCGGCGCGGCGCCGGTGCAGATGCCGATCCCGCAGGTCACCGAGGCGCTCGCGAAGTCGGTGATCGACGGCGCGATGGTGCCCTGGGAGGTCGCGCCGGCGATCAAGCTGCAGGAGGTGACGAAGTACCATCTCGACTCCGACCGAAAGCTGGCGAAGATGTCGAACTCGATCTTCGTGCTGGCGATGAATCCCGCGAAATACGATTCGATGCCCGCGGACCTGAAGAAGATCCTCGACGCCGACACCGGCCTCGAATTCTCGAAGCACATCGGCAAGGTGTTCGACGGCACGACGGAGCGGGGCATCAAGCTCGCGCGCGACGCCGGCGGCGTGTTCGACACCATCTCGCCCGCCGAGTACGCGCGCTGGCAGAAAGCGTGCGAGCCGGTCGTCGCCGAGTGGATCGGCGAGGTCGCCGCCAAGGGCGGGAACGGCAAGGCGCTCTACGACGACGCCCGCGCGCTCCTCAAGAAGTACGGCGGCTGA
- a CDS encoding extracellular solute-binding protein: protein MTSYGFGRWTKAALAVIWMTALTAAHAESVVVYSAVSPKVMSAFVDEFQKQNPGVKVELINGGSGELFTRLNAEKTRPRADVLVGPDADNFDAYLDLFESYKSKEDASFPRSAVGPDHKYYGFSTNFQAFIVNTKMMPAEKAPQSWSDLAKPEFKGKVVMANPAQSGSAYSQMQQILQLYDWGTMDRIIGVATFVPSSRLAYQNIAKGEMPVGLTSEFNIVASQAEGFPVVAIYPKDGTALINDASGIVKGGPNPANARKFLDFVNSKQAHEMIVGIDKRRSARSDVPPPAGLPPASTLKTFAYDNKAATVNRKANLERFDKAFANK from the coding sequence ATGACGAGCTACGGATTCGGACGCTGGACGAAGGCCGCGCTGGCGGTGATCTGGATGACCGCGCTCACGGCGGCGCACGCGGAGTCGGTGGTCGTGTACAGCGCGGTGAGCCCGAAGGTGATGTCGGCGTTCGTCGACGAGTTCCAGAAGCAGAATCCCGGCGTGAAGGTCGAGCTGATCAACGGCGGCAGCGGCGAGCTCTTCACGCGCCTCAACGCCGAGAAGACCCGGCCGCGGGCCGACGTCCTCGTCGGCCCGGACGCGGACAACTTCGACGCCTACCTCGACCTCTTCGAAAGCTACAAGTCGAAGGAGGACGCGTCGTTCCCGCGCTCCGCGGTCGGCCCCGACCACAAGTACTACGGCTTCTCGACCAATTTTCAGGCGTTCATCGTCAATACGAAGATGATGCCGGCGGAGAAGGCGCCGCAGAGCTGGAGCGACCTCGCCAAGCCCGAGTTCAAGGGCAAGGTCGTGATGGCCAATCCGGCGCAGTCGGGATCCGCGTACTCGCAGATGCAGCAGATCCTGCAGCTCTACGATTGGGGAACGATGGACAGGATCATCGGTGTCGCGACCTTCGTGCCGAGTTCGCGGCTCGCCTACCAGAACATCGCCAAGGGCGAGATGCCGGTGGGCCTCACCAGCGAATTCAACATCGTGGCGAGCCAGGCCGAGGGATTCCCGGTGGTCGCGATCTACCCGAAGGACGGCACGGCGCTGATCAACGACGCGAGCGGCATCGTCAAGGGTGGTCCCAATCCGGCGAACGCGAGGAAGTTCCTCGACTTCGTCAATTCGAAGCAGGCGCACGAGATGATCGTCGGCATCGACAAGCGTCGCAGCGCGCGCAGCGACGTGCCGCCGCCCGCGGGCCTGCCGCCGGCGTCCACGCTGAAGACGTTCGCCTACGACAACAAGGCGGCGACCGTGAACCGCAAGGCGAACCTCGAGCGCTTCGACAAGGCCTTCGCCAACAAGTAG
- a CDS encoding YfhL family 4Fe-4S dicluster ferredoxin — MALLINEDCTSCDACKPVCPNEAISVGDPIYVIDPTKCTECVGAEDEPQCRVVCPADCIVQHPDHVESPDDLMAKYRALHG, encoded by the coding sequence ATGGCCCTGTTGATCAACGAAGACTGCACGTCCTGCGACGCATGCAAGCCGGTTTGCCCGAACGAGGCGATCAGCGTGGGAGATCCGATCTACGTGATCGATCCGACGAAATGCACCGAGTGCGTCGGCGCCGAGGACGAGCCGCAGTGCAGGGTCGTGTGCCCCGCCGACTGCATCGTCCAGCATCCGGACCACGTCGAGTCGCCGGACGACCTGATGGCCAAGTACCGGGCGCTGCACGGCTGA
- a CDS encoding acyl-CoA thioesterase: protein MSFRHTTGFTVEFGDCDPLRIVFYPNYFRWMDAAFRQFFEAAGVPSWHETERSDGIFGAPLVEATARFLKSATFGDRIAVDTSVAEWRGKSFVVAHAIRRADEVLVEGREVRILARRHPDDPARIQAAAPPEWLRAKLG from the coding sequence ATGAGCTTCCGGCACACGACCGGATTCACCGTCGAGTTCGGCGACTGCGACCCGCTGCGCATCGTCTTCTATCCGAACTACTTCCGCTGGATGGACGCGGCGTTCCGGCAGTTCTTCGAGGCGGCAGGCGTGCCGTCGTGGCACGAGACCGAACGCAGCGACGGCATCTTCGGGGCGCCGCTGGTCGAGGCGACGGCGCGCTTCCTCAAGTCGGCGACCTTCGGTGACAGGATCGCGGTCGACACGAGCGTCGCCGAGTGGCGCGGGAAGAGCTTCGTGGTGGCACACGCGATCCGGCGCGCGGACGAGGTGCTGGTCGAGGGGCGCGAGGTCCGGATCCTCGCGCGCCGCCATCCCGACGACCCCGCGCGCATCCAGGCGGCGGCGCCGCCGGAGTGGTTGCGCGCGAAGCTCGGATAG
- the hutH gene encoding histidine ammonia-lyase: MTAITLRDGDLSLDALRTVFEGPVRYELSARALGRVRQGARTVAGVTRRKAAAYGINTGFGLLAQTRIPADQLEALQRNLVLSHSCGTGEELSDEIVRLVLVLKVASLAQGHSGIRPGTIGALQRLLEREVYPCVPSQGSVGASGDLAPLAHLSATLFGVGHMRTGGRRVSAAQGLKLAGIEPVRLAAKEGLALLNGTQASTALALAGFFAIENVYAAALVAGALTTDALKGSDTPFDDRIHALRRQRGQRAVARVLRRLIEGSGIRASHVVCDRVQDPYSLRCQPQVMGACLDVMTSAARALSLEANAVTDNPLVFPDSDEVLSGGNFHAEPVAFAADQLALAVAEIGSISERRIALLVDPKMSGLPAFLIENSGVNSGFMIPQVTAAALVSENKALAHPASVDSIPTSANQEDHVSMAAHGARRLLLMARNAAVVVGIELLAAAQGVEFHRPLESSRALEGALRQIRARVHRLDRDRYLAPDIEAARDLVLSGAFRGLIEPAALPGSVG; the protein is encoded by the coding sequence GTGACCGCCATCACCCTTCGCGACGGCGATCTGTCGCTCGACGCGCTGCGCACCGTCTTCGAAGGCCCCGTCCGCTACGAACTCTCGGCGCGCGCCCTGGGGCGCGTGCGACAGGGTGCTCGCACCGTCGCTGGTGTCACGCGCCGAAAGGCCGCAGCCTACGGCATCAACACGGGCTTCGGCCTGCTCGCGCAGACACGCATTCCGGCCGATCAGCTCGAGGCCTTGCAGCGCAACCTCGTGCTCTCGCATTCCTGCGGCACCGGCGAGGAGCTGTCCGACGAGATCGTGCGGCTGGTGCTGGTGCTGAAGGTCGCCAGCCTCGCGCAGGGGCACTCGGGCATTCGCCCGGGAACGATCGGCGCGCTGCAACGTCTGCTCGAGCGCGAGGTCTACCCGTGCGTGCCCTCGCAGGGCTCGGTGGGCGCCTCGGGCGACCTGGCGCCGCTCGCGCACCTGAGCGCAACCCTGTTCGGGGTCGGCCACATGCGTACCGGCGGGCGCCGCGTAAGCGCGGCGCAGGGGCTGAAGCTCGCGGGCATCGAGCCGGTCCGGCTCGCGGCCAAGGAAGGACTCGCGCTCCTCAACGGCACGCAGGCTTCGACGGCCCTCGCGCTCGCCGGCTTCTTCGCCATCGAAAACGTCTACGCCGCCGCGCTCGTCGCCGGCGCGCTCACGACGGACGCGCTCAAGGGGAGCGACACCCCGTTCGACGACCGCATCCACGCGCTGCGGCGCCAGCGGGGGCAGCGTGCCGTGGCCCGAGTCCTGCGCCGGCTGATCGAGGGCAGCGGCATCCGCGCTTCGCACGTCGTCTGCGACCGCGTGCAGGATCCCTATTCGCTGCGCTGCCAGCCGCAGGTGATGGGCGCCTGCCTGGACGTGATGACGAGCGCCGCGCGGGCGCTGTCGCTCGAAGCCAATGCCGTCACCGACAACCCGCTGGTGTTCCCGGACAGCGACGAAGTGCTCTCCGGCGGCAACTTCCACGCCGAGCCGGTCGCGTTCGCGGCCGACCAGCTCGCGCTCGCCGTCGCCGAGATCGGCTCGATCTCCGAGCGACGCATCGCGCTGCTCGTCGATCCGAAGATGAGCGGCCTGCCGGCCTTCCTGATCGAGAACAGCGGCGTGAACTCCGGCTTCATGATTCCCCAGGTCACCGCCGCGGCGCTGGTCTCGGAGAACAAGGCGCTGGCGCACCCCGCCAGCGTGGACAGCATCCCGACCTCCGCGAACCAGGAGGACCACGTGTCGATGGCGGCGCACGGCGCGCGCCGACTGCTGCTGATGGCGCGCAACGCCGCTGTCGTGGTCGGCATCGAGCTGCTCGCCGCGGCCCAGGGGGTCGAGTTCCATCGACCGCTCGAGAGTTCACGGGCTCTCGAAGGCGCGCTCCGACAGATCCGCGCGCGCGTCCACCGCCTCGACAGGGATCGATACCTGGCGCCGGACATCGAGGCGGCGCGCGATCTCGTCCTTTCGGGCGCGTTCCGCGGGCTCATCGAACCCGCCGCCCTTCCGGGAAGCGTGGGCTGA
- a CDS encoding LysR family transcriptional regulator has product MRAAPREARNVTKPQASLDRRLLAVFDEMSKRRSVTLAAETLGLSQPAVSVALARLREHFADPLFVRVGAAMEPTPLARELAPQMRQALEAFDTAFGYRSQFDPPTATRRFCISMSDISQVVLLPGLWAGLLAMAPGVSIEVRPLSQQTAMQLESGDADLAIGFMPQLTAGFYQQKLFPQRYVCVVRAGHPRIRRTLSRALYESESHIAVSAAGTGHAIVERACERQGVVRRISIEVPNYAGLSYVIQGTDLIATIPLRLAEIITKQGRLRTFELPVKLPGYDINLNWHERAHHDPGHRWMRSGIARLLRT; this is encoded by the coding sequence ATGCGCGCCGCGCCCCGGGAGGCGCGAAACGTGACCAAGCCCCAGGCTTCGCTGGACCGACGATTGCTCGCCGTCTTCGACGAGATGTCGAAGCGGCGCTCCGTGACGCTCGCCGCGGAGACGCTCGGCCTGAGCCAGCCGGCCGTCAGCGTTGCGCTGGCGCGCTTGCGCGAGCACTTCGCCGATCCGCTGTTCGTTCGCGTGGGTGCCGCGATGGAACCCACGCCGCTGGCGCGTGAACTCGCGCCGCAGATGCGGCAGGCGCTCGAGGCGTTCGACACCGCCTTCGGCTATCGAAGCCAATTCGATCCGCCGACGGCGACCAGGCGGTTCTGCATCAGCATGAGCGACATCAGCCAGGTCGTGCTGCTGCCCGGGCTCTGGGCAGGCCTGCTCGCCATGGCGCCGGGCGTGTCGATCGAGGTGCGGCCGCTGTCGCAACAGACGGCCATGCAGCTCGAATCCGGCGACGCGGACCTGGCGATCGGTTTCATGCCCCAGTTGACCGCGGGGTTCTACCAGCAGAAATTGTTCCCGCAACGCTACGTCTGCGTCGTGCGCGCGGGCCATCCGCGCATCCGTCGCACGCTCAGTCGCGCGCTCTACGAATCCGAGTCGCATATCGCGGTCAGCGCCGCCGGTACGGGGCACGCCATCGTCGAGCGTGCGTGCGAGCGTCAGGGGGTCGTGCGCAGGATCTCGATCGAGGTCCCGAACTATGCCGGCCTGTCCTATGTCATCCAGGGCACCGACCTGATCGCGACGATCCCGCTGCGCCTCGCGGAGATCATCACGAAGCAAGGACGCCTGCGCACGTTCGAGCTGCCGGTCAAGCTGCCCGGCTACGACATCAACCTGAACTGGCACGAGCGGGCCCACCACGACCCCGGACATCGCTGGATGCGCTCGGGGATCGCGCGGTTGCTTCGGACCTGA
- a CDS encoding TRAP transporter large permease: MTGIAFGGVLFTIMLVLMVVRVPIGIAMFLCGAGGYLALTGNPNALLNSLKNLAYARLSNYDLVVIPLFLLMGQFATHGGLSRSLFRFVSAFIGHLKGGIAMAAIGACAGFGAICGSSLATAATMGQVALPELRRFGYSGSLSTGALAAGGTLGIMIPPSVPLVIYAILTEESIGKLFMAAVLPGIIAMLGYMLVVRIMVTWRPESGPAGPVAAWPSRLRSLAEVLPVLLVFVVVIVGIYGGWANPTEAAAIGAAACGVLAIVGGMRIPGLVESAAGTAVATAMIFLVLLGADMLNATLALSQMPGELAAWVKGSGLSPMLVLVAILLIYIFLGCVMDSLAMILLTIPIFYPMVMGLDFFGMSHDDKSIWFGILALMVVEIGLVHPPVGMNVYIINRLAKDVPLTETFKGVVPFLCSDALRIALLVYFPVVSLYLVHTFKR, encoded by the coding sequence ATGACCGGCATCGCGTTCGGCGGCGTGCTGTTCACGATCATGCTCGTGCTGATGGTCGTGCGCGTGCCGATCGGCATCGCGATGTTCCTGTGCGGTGCCGGGGGCTACCTCGCGTTGACCGGCAATCCGAACGCGCTCCTCAATTCGCTCAAGAACCTCGCCTACGCGCGGCTCTCGAACTACGACCTGGTGGTGATCCCGCTGTTCCTGCTGATGGGCCAGTTCGCGACCCACGGCGGGCTCTCGCGCTCGCTGTTCCGGTTCGTCTCCGCGTTCATCGGACACCTGAAGGGGGGCATCGCGATGGCGGCGATCGGCGCCTGCGCGGGCTTCGGGGCGATCTGCGGCAGTTCGCTCGCGACCGCCGCCACGATGGGCCAGGTCGCGCTGCCGGAACTGCGCCGCTTCGGCTACTCGGGTTCGCTCTCGACCGGGGCGCTCGCGGCCGGCGGCACGCTCGGCATCATGATTCCGCCGTCGGTGCCGCTCGTGATCTACGCGATCCTCACCGAGGAGTCGATCGGCAAGCTCTTCATGGCGGCCGTGCTGCCGGGCATCATCGCGATGCTGGGCTACATGCTGGTGGTGCGGATCATGGTGACGTGGCGGCCGGAATCGGGCCCGGCGGGTCCGGTGGCGGCGTGGCCCTCGCGGCTGCGCAGTCTCGCCGAGGTGCTGCCGGTGCTGCTCGTGTTCGTCGTCGTGATCGTCGGCATCTACGGCGGCTGGGCGAACCCGACCGAGGCGGCGGCGATCGGGGCCGCGGCCTGCGGCGTCCTCGCGATCGTCGGCGGCATGCGCATCCCCGGACTCGTCGAGAGCGCGGCCGGCACCGCGGTCGCGACCGCGATGATCTTCCTCGTGCTGCTCGGCGCGGACATGCTGAACGCGACGCTCGCGCTCTCCCAGATGCCCGGCGAACTCGCCGCCTGGGTCAAGGGCTCCGGACTCTCGCCGATGCTGGTGCTGGTGGCGATCCTCCTGATCTACATCTTCCTCGGATGCGTGATGGATTCGCTCGCGATGATCCTGCTCACCATTCCGATCTTCTATCCGATGGTGATGGGGCTGGATTTCTTCGGCATGTCGCACGACGACAAGTCGATCTGGTTCGGCATCCTCGCGCTGATGGTGGTCGAGATCGGGCTCGTCCACCCGCCGGTCGGGATGAACGTCTACATCATCAACCGCCTGGCGAAGGACGTGCCGCTCACCGAGACCTTCAAGGGGGTGGTGCCGTTCCTGTGCTCCGACGCCCTGCGCATCGCGCTGCTCGTGTATTTTCCGGTCGTCTCGCTGTATCTTGTGCACACGTTCAAGCGGTGA